ACCACAtaatatgaaaatgaaacttTGAAAGGAGCATTTGAAAGAAGGATAAATAAAGTAACTTGGTAAATTGTGTGTACCTGAAGTACAGAGTCTTTCCCAGGCATGGGTCCAAAGTGTCCTTCAATGCGTTCCTTCTGCTCAGTCTTCAGAGAGTTTACCCACACCAGGGCCTGGTCGTACACTGTATCGTGCAGAGACTGCAACTCAAGCTGTGCCACGCCctccacctacacacacaaatacacaccttTTGAGCATCTTCAGGTAATTATCTATCAAACCATCACTTATCTATCCTTCTCTGGTTAACCCCagtcctccctccgcccacacTTTCCAACATCTCACACCTTAACATCCTCCAGGTACTCTATATCAGCTGTGTTGTATCcgtccctctctctgtgctgaatGACTTTAAACCGCCGTCTGCCGATGGTGTCCACAACCGAACGGCCGTCAGAGAAGAACTTCACATCGCGGATTTCCAACAGGCACCCATAGTCTGCAAACCTAGAGAcacaggaggagggagagggacaACTGTCACACTTCCTGGATACATACTCCGACACTAAAACCAAACGCACACAGGTACTATGCTAGCACTGACCCTTTGAGGTCGTCTCCCAGACACATGCCAAAACAGTTGGTTCCCGTCTCCATGCATCGGCGAATCATTAGTCTGTAGCAGGGCTCGAAGATATGGAGAGGGCACGGCACAGTGGGGAAGGCCATGGTGCACACAAATATAGGCACATTCTTGTTAagactggagagagacaagAATAAAAGGAGAATGCGTTTAATGTGCTGAACAGCAGAGTGGCGGCACaaggaaaaacaacatttattttcaagGTCAAGAATTAACTTTCAATCTCAACATTTATGCTAACGTTAGTGAAAAGTCCTTAAAATTCTCACAAAAACAGCAGTTTTTGTCACAGTGGACCATTAGGCCAAATGCCAAAAAACCATTGGCTACTGTGAGAGTCAATCAGTTTCCTGACAGTTTCAGGGGGGTTATTTAGTGGACACACATGTTTGTTCCGGCAACCCGGGAGAGCGATACCTGATGCCTGACGTGACACACACTATGAGATCAGTGTGTTAGAAGTGTTATCTACAGTAGGTCAGTAGGTCAAACAACAGAGGAGGATATTCAGGGGAGTGCTATGTCAGTCACAGATCCTTTAACACAAGCCATAACATATGAGGGGATTGGATTTGACAAGGGAAGACAAATCGCACCAAACAGAGCACAAAGAACAAGTAAAACCGGATAATAAGACAGAAGAGGAAACAAACTTACTTGGAGAGCTCAGCCATCTCATCCTGGTGGATCTTCTGTCTTTCAATGAGCTCAGAGGGAAGATACTTAGATATCAGGTTCTCCATTATTACCGTCTTACAGTACTGCCTCTGGACCAGATACTggagagaaataaacacagagGCTATATCAGATCTATATTTACAGTGGCAGAACTTAGAGTGATATTTTAGAGTCATATTTGTCCCATAACATCATCTTATTCTGTGCTTGATTCTGGTCTCTAGGTGTACACCAATCCGATATGCTGGATCTGTATTGACCCCAATAGCGACCTTACTGAGTGATCGGGTATCAGCCATCACATAACTGATCCAAATTAAACTCAGTTTCTGCGTCAGTGTTACATAAAAATTCAGCATTTCCAGTATCAGTTACATTCATTACAGTCATGGCAGGCCACCAACTCTGTTTTTAGTCCCATGGCAATCCCTGGCGTCATGTTACCTTACGTAAAGATGACTGTGAGGTACACAGATTTTAAATTTAGGGAAAAGAAAGCCCTGGTATCAGAATTGGTATCAGCAAAAAGATGGATCAGTGCATCCCTACTGGATTCAGTATAGATCACACTGAATGGTGCCTTATTGTCAAATCTGTATGTTATAACAATATAAGGGAGCATAACACCACATACCTCAGACAGCTCCTCTTTACAGAGTGGACACTTTGGGTTGTGGTCCAGACATCTCTCCAGACACCGAAGACAGAAAGTGTGACCGCATGGCGTCGTCACTGGCTCATAGAAAAGTCTGAAtgggaaacacacaaacatgaaatgGTGAAAAACCAATGGACACAAGAGTGATGTCACATTTAATGATTATCAAAATGTATAtatgaattatatatataaataatatatgataAAACAATGTACAACATTACATTGTACAATGCACAGATACAAAGTTCAggttgtatttctgtattttgatgCCCTAAAAAGCTACTGTCTATCACATCATTTCATTACAGGctatatctctgtctgtctaactGTCAGGGGCAATTTAGCACACGTTACACAACTGCTAACTGATTTATTGCATGAGCTTAATAAAgctttcagtctgaaccaaactGTAAAGCAAATCTAACCTCATACAAAGAGAACACTCCAGATCGGTCGGGTCCATGACGTCACCAACCACAGTACTCAGTGTTTCAGTCACCCCTGCTGGCTCTGAACAGAGAGatcagcaaataaaaaataagacacAAATGCTGCGAATGTAGAGAGCGTGCATGTGTTGCTCGGCTGCATGCATGTTTGTGCATTAAACTCCAAAAGCTCACCAGGCTTGGCTCTCTTGCGATCGTCGCTCCACTCGTGTCCTCCTTCCTCCACCACACTCGTCCGTTTCCGTTTGAGGAGGCAACAGTGGTCCAGCCTTCCAACCGCAAGCTTTCCCTCACCTTTGACCTCACTGCCCTCTGGCCACTCAGGTGCAGGAGGAGTAAAGGCAAGACTGGACTCTGATGACAATGAGATGGGACTAAGGGtctgagagaaggagaggatgaTGAAACCTTGTGTCCCCTCAATGTTTAAACTGCTGACTATCAGAGGTGGAGCATCTCTTACCTCGAGGGGAGTGTTAATGCTGTTTTTGATGTGTGCTCTCAAAGACAGTATATTGGAGTAGTCTGAGATGTGTTCAGGGACCTGGTCTGTAACTGGAGCCAGGAGATCACTGAGGAGCTGAGAGAAGACAACAGACAATCATTAAAGAGTGATTATTCTGTATTCTTATAATTCCACATGCATTTATGGTAATACATCAATTCCTGATGCTCCTGTTTTCTTTGCTCTCTTgagtattattgtttttataatgtgcATTGTAGTTGCTTTTTGACTAGTATGCAGGTTGCCGCTATTGAAATGCGCATAAATGTACACCAACATGCTGTGTTTTAATTTGCCAAGCAGTTTTAAGGTTTCATAGTAAAGCTTTTTGATgtaattaacaaataataagAAGTGTAACACTGATTTCAGCTACATGACGACAGGGTATTTTCCAGatgttataaatatatcaaTCTGTTTGTGCCTGCTTTACCTTGTGAGCCTCAGTCTTGGCCAGCCTACAGTCAGGCTCTATGGACAGACAGACCAGATACTCTCTCAGAGCTTCTTCTGTCCTGCCCAACGACACCAGGGCCTGGGCCTTACGAACGTGGCCCTGTAGGCAGGAGGAAGATATATTACTTATCCATCAGCTGTTAGAGAAACGGATTATTACACTTTTTAATACAGAATATATCCACAACTTGTCTGTCATACCTTAGACCAGTGAGGCATCAGTCTGCAGGCCATCTCAGCGTCACTCAGAGCCTTTTCATAGTGTTTCAGACTGGAGTGGATCTGGGAGCGATTGCTGAACAGTATGTGGTCCGTGGGTGctgaggaggggaggagggacaGTCAGTTAGTTATGTAGTTGTTACTAACAACCATGGTTTGATTGTTAGTGTTCCATATAAAAAGGGCTGCAACAACTTTTCTTCATTATTGactaacagtaaaaaaaattgtttaaaaaaaagtctatcttaatttcccagagcccaaagcgatgtaagtgcttgtttttgttgaacccaaatatttaatttacaataacATGTAACAAAGAAAAGCACCACAATCTCTAAATTTGCACAGCTGGAACCAATTAATTTTTGGCATTGGTGCTTATTAAATAACTTTATAACAACAAATCTATAATCAAAAGCAGTTGTAAAtattctgtcaatcaactaatcaacTACTAATTGTTTTACCACTCTTTCCTTCAGCTTAAAACCTTAACATACTCATTCATGACCCCTATACAAAGCTAATTGTTTCACAACGTACTGCAGaataatatagaaaaaaaaaaccaacgCATGGCTACCACTTACTTATTTTCTTATGTCTTAAAACACTGAATTTACATAAGGTTCCAATTTATATAAAAGAAGGAATGTTTAAAAAGATTTAAGTTTCCTCATTACAAAACATGTTATAAAAAACTTCTGCCTTAGAAAATCGTGCCGCACTATCAAGGTCACCCACATTCCAGGTttcataacaataaaaacttATGCAACGAAATATTTCCCTGGCTTTTCTCAAGACAAGGGTAATAAATCACTCcatgaaataaaagcagaaattgAAGAATGGGACAAGCCCCAAGCAAAAGGGATTTTAACCTGACAATTACAAAGATTTTAGGAGACCAACAGGCTGTAGATGTATAAATGAACAACATAAAGCAGTAAAAGTAGGACAATAATTTAGCACAGAACCTACTGCACAATACTTATTTTCAACAAAGCTGtcttgttacacacacacacacacacacacacacacacacacacacacctgagctAATTATAACTCTGAGGATATTGTACGGACTTGCATTAATTCCCTAGAGGTTCTCCCTAACTGCTGCATGCATAAACACAAACCTTAGCCTAATCTTAACCTAGATCTAACTCTAAAACTGTCTGGTTAACCCTGTGGGGACCAGATCTTTGTCACTAGTTGTAAGAATGTGAATCCCCACATCTGAGAGTGTGATGAATGCatagcacacacacgcagcccAGGACAAACAGTATGCAGGCGACTGGACCTTGTTCAAGgtcaaaaaataaatttccataaaatacattaataaagaaggTATTGTTGACAACAGCGCTacctgcttttttttgttttactttgctgAAGTAAAAAAGTAGCAGGTAGCAAGTGTCCCATTAGGACTTTTGTGCCttcataacaaataaaaatgagtcTGAATGATATAGTTAATGAGGCAGCCTTTCAGGCTTTCAAAGATCAACATCCGCGACAGGCCACTTCTACAAGTCACCGCAGTTTGAAGCCGTTCCTACCAAACAAAATCAGCTAAACATCTTTGCCAACCATGCAAAACCACTTTGAATGACATCCTGGTGCACACCAAGACCTGGAAATAACCCAGGACAAACTAATTCTATTACTGTGGAAGCTACCCAGCTCAACAGTCAATTGTTGGTGTCTGAGCAGCTCCACTGCAGCAGCTGGCAGATAAATGCTCCACCGGTGGTGACCTAGTGTACAGGGATGTTGGTATAGCTGAAAAATCCTTACGCAATTCAAACTGGTGCCAATTGACCGGCCAGGAGAATTCAGGTATACTTCACAGAGGATTCAGATGTCAGTGAAACGAGTAACTTTAAACTTACACAACCAGAGTGTTATTCGGCTGCGCTGCGGCAGCCCTACAAAGTTAGGTCAAATGAGGGCAGGTCAAGTGTCCCAGTCATGAAATACTTCTGCCTAGGGATTCTCCATTTCACACGATTCAACTAAACTCAATTAAATTTACTTTATccagtgttttttttgcagAATACATTTCCGTTGCTACATCAATCATAAAAATCGATATACAGTTTATAAATTTGGGGTGGTGATGTTGCAGTGGATAACACACATGCCTtcagtgtgagagacccaggttcaatcccccactgtggcacatccatcaatgtgtccctgagcaagacactctGGAGCAACCCCTAGTTGCTGGCAGAtattgtaagttgctttagaTAAAAAGCGTGAGCTAAGTGAATGAATGTGGGAAGTGGAAGTGTGAGGGAAGAAGTAAACTTCAGTCCAGACTATGATTCCTATTTAATAACTGCCAAACATAGTTCAATAGTAGTTCATAGCTCAGAACATAGTTAAGCATATCTGAGGTTATTTCACTACTGGTAATAATCCCAGTCTGCAGGTCACACATGACCAAATCCAACACCACACCTCTGCCTAGGATAAAACCTCTTGCACTGCTGTGAGCATTAGTGTCCCTAGTGGTGACCTGCAATAATACCCTTGACCTACATTTGCCTGAATCATTGTTTGACGTTACACAATGAGGAGCTGGGGGAGGCGGGTTACGTGTTTACGCAATGTTTGGTCCACTAGCCCAGCCTACATAACCCTGTTATCCAACACATGGCGCTGTGGCCCTCAGGTGCCAGCAGAGGCAGCATACTACTGCCACACAGAGGAGCATATATAACACACTTACGAAACTCAGTCATATTATAACAGCAcgatatttatttatagttcaCCAGCCACGCAGTTATGTagcaaaaaaacattcaaaactgaagagcaacaacaaaaacatgacgTTAAAAGTAGCTAAATTAGGCTACGTAGTTTTCTTACAGCATGTAACGTCCCTCTGTCTCCAAAGTTTCAAAAATAATACCAGTAAATAGTTCAGTGGCCTACCTATCAGTATGGCTTGGTTATATTTCTCCAG
This portion of the Micropterus dolomieu isolate WLL.071019.BEF.003 ecotype Adirondacks linkage group LG19, ASM2129224v1, whole genome shotgun sequence genome encodes:
- the LOC123957220 gene encoding LON peptidase N-terminal domain and RING finger protein 3-like; the encoded protein is MGTESESMLQLAAEAFQSKNFDLAADIYECQLAGLGDPGSRQELMVRRADALAFGGKFTEAFDVYRQASEIERLGPVHLANLVEYLSGSIRRQDRGDSQTPRRQEVLAAVAAGCPALAATGLGYEDFSCRICLSFLFEPVTLPCGHCFCKKCLERERKERERPVICKECRDSSRVADVQTYRVNVVLSNLLAKWFPVPHQAGRLRREGNGLYAERKMEAALEKYNQAILIAPTDHILFSNRSQIHSSLKHYEKALSDAEMACRLMPHWSKGHVRKAQALVSLGRTEEALREYLVCLSIEPDCRLAKTEAHKLLSDLLAPVTDQVPEHISDYSNILSLRAHIKNSINTPLETLSPISLSSESSLAFTPPAPEWPEGSEVKGEGKLAVGRLDHCCLLKRKRTSVVEEGGHEWSDDRKRAKPEPAGVTETLSTVVGDVMDPTDLECSLCMRLFYEPVTTPCGHTFCLRCLERCLDHNPKCPLCKEELSEYLVQRQYCKTVIMENLISKYLPSELIERQKIHQDEMAELSNLNKNVPIFVCTMAFPTVPCPLHIFEPCYRLMIRRCMETGTNCFGMCLGDDLKGFADYGCLLEIRDVKFFSDGRSVVDTIGRRRFKVIQHRERDGYNTADIEYLEDVKVEGVAQLELQSLHDTVYDQALVWVNSLKTEQKERIEGHFGPMPGKDSVLQTSPNGPSWCWWLLAVLPLEGRAQLPFLALTSLKDRLSGIRKVLLFMAHSRHR